Proteins found in one Pocillopora verrucosa isolate sample1 chromosome 12, ASM3666991v2, whole genome shotgun sequence genomic segment:
- the LOC136277433 gene encoding tyrosine-protein phosphatase Lar-like: protein MAMTEVLKHTKFSRSLVPSQPPRGFTLAATTSESITASWQLPPKDSRNGIIIGYKLFYKEKGSSGAGSSKLINSQATRSQEVTGLVKYTDYEFQILAFTSVGDGPKSTVVYEKTKEAAPSQPPSQFNVTVESSTSITASWRLPPEGSRHGIIKGYKLFYQKKGSDSATFLTLNNIKTSERVTKLDKYTEYEFQVLAFTSAGDGPNSSTVFKTTMQDAPDAPTSLSYTDVSPSKSHGPRITLTWSEPAERNGVIKSYTLFYSHDGVAPREISGIGKAALSHTVDVLGGVTYQFNIRAVTIKPGKNATKTVTTKEYAPGAGPELPSSAQVNKTTFNISWEPLLREKSYGKVILYEVKAIFLKKGNLRNRSVIYSPVNTSVTFVVLSDLELCSKYNVSVRAYTAEGPGPYGEPLELETSRPEAPGKFKVTDFGTKQITLAWKQYDEKEKIVYTVKYTGTKSYNKTFRDAEKTIEAIKATTQKVEGLIPGTTYEFSVHGNSVCGESASKVVSKMTDMIAPEAPFPHNITDVEVSHTAVDIYLWPVEQKYGPVSAYQVIVLKVAEGIEELPGDYGFRLKSASDAKKEDLNFYIAAEQENAPVIDKPWKFTVGDGEKTANYINGRLESGENYIVYERALTKIENVILEGKASKVAKITISPGKSSTALHLYINYRFLVWKGVLTSF from the exons ATGGCTATGACAGAAGTATTGAAACATACGAAATTCTCGAGAAGTTTAG TTCCTTCACAACCTCCTCGTGGCTTTACTCTGGCTGCAACCACTTCTGAAAGTATAACAGCATCCTGGCAGTTACCACCAAAAGACTCCAGAAATGGAATCATCATAGGGTATAAATTGTTCTACAAAGAGAAAGGCTCTTCAGGGGCGGGAAGCTCGAAGCTCATTAACAGTCAGGCAACTCGCTCTCAAGAGGTCACTGGGCTGGTTAAGTACACAGAttatgaatttcaaattttggcaTTCACTTCTGTTGGGGATGGACCAAAAAGTACAGTTGTTtatgagaaaacaaaggaggCTG CTCCTTCGCAACCTCCCTCTCAGTTTAATGTCACTGTGGAATCTTCAACCAGTATCACAGCATCATGGCGGTTACCACCAGAAGGCTCCAGACATGGAATCATCAAAGGATATAAACTGTTCTATCAAAAGAAAGGCTCAGACTCAGCAACCTTCTTGACACTGAACAATATAAAAACATCAGAAAGAGTTACCAAGCTTGATAAATACActgaatatgaatttcaagtgttggccttcACTTCTGCTGGTGATGGACCAAACAGTTCTACTGTTTTCAAGACAACGATGCAAGATG CGCCTGATGCACCTACCTCCTTGTCATATACTGATGTTTCACCAAGCAAGTCACATGGTCCTAGAATAACCCTGACCTGGAGTGAGCCTGCAGAAAGAAATGGAGTTATCAAAAGTTACACTTTGTTTTACAGCCACGATGGAGTTGCACCAAGAGAGATTTCTGGAATAGGCAAAGCTGCACTTAGTCACACTGTTGATGTATTAGGTGGAGTGACTTATCAGTTTAATATCAGAGCTGTGACTATTAAACCTGGAAAAAATGCCACGAAAACAGTAACTACTAAGGAATATG CACCCGGAGCTGGCCCAGAACTTCCTTCATCCGCTCAAGTGAACAAGACGACTTTTAACATATCATGGGAACCTCTATTAAGAGAAAAGAGTTATGGAAAAGTTATTTTGTATGAAGTCAAGGCCATCttcttgaagaaaggaaatttgcGCAACAGATCTGTAATTTACAGCCCTGTCAATACCTCAGTGACATTTGTTGTCCTGTCTGACTTAGAGCTTTGTTCTAAATATAATGTCTCTGTTCGAGCTTACACAGCAGAAGGGCCTGGACCTTATGGCGAACCTTTGGAACTGGAAACATCAA GACCTGAAGCACCCGGGAAATTTAAAGTAACAGACTTTGGAACAAAACAGATTACCCTGGCGTGGAAACAAtatgatgaaaaggaaaaaattgtctATACT GTGAAGTACACTGGAACAAAGTCCTATAATAAAACGTTCAGAGATGCTGAGAAGACTATAGAAGCAATAAAGGCAACAACACAGAAGGTAGAGGGGTTGATTCCAGGCACCACATATGAATTTAGTGTTCATGGCAACTCTGTTTGTGGCGAGAGCGCTTCCAAAGTCGTCTCAAAAATGACAGATATGATAG CTCCTGAAGCCCCATTTCCACATAATATAACCGATGTCGAGGTTTCTCACACAGCTGTGGATATTTATCTGTGGCCTGTTGAACAAAAATATGGTCCAGTAAG TGCCTATCAGGTTATTGTTCTGAAAGTCGCTGAAGGTATTGAAGAGCTGCCGGGTGATTATGGTTTTCGACTTAAGTCTGCCAGTGATGCAAAGAAAGAAGATTTAAACTTTTATATTGCTGCCGAGCAAGAAAATGCACCAGTGATTGACAAGCCTTGGAAATTTACTGTTGGTGACGGtgaaaaaactgcaaattaTATTAATGGAAGACTTGAAAGCGGAGAGAATTACATTGTGTATGAAAGAGCTTTAACTAAAATCGAGAAT GTGATTTTAGAAGGAAAAGCCAGTAAAGTTGCAAAAATAACCATCAGTCCAGGCAAGAGTTCCACTGCATTACATTTGTATATAAATTATAGATTTCTTGTCTGGAAGGGCGTTCTTACGTCATTTTAG